ATTCAGGATGTCCATTGCGGTATGAGAACTATAACTAAAAAAGCTCTTAAAGAACTTAATTTGAGGGCAACAGGTATGGAATTTGCTTCTGAAATGGTAATTCAGGCAGTTAAAAAAAATTTAAAAACTAAAGAAATTCCAATAGACTACCACAAAAGAAAAGGAACCTCTAAATTAAAAAGTTTTCGGGACGGATGGAAACATTTAAGGTTTATGTTGTTATACAGCCCCTTATTTTTATTTTTTATCCCGGGGGTTTTATTATTTTTAATTGGCTTGATTTCTATGCTTTGGCTTTATTTTGGCTCTCTAAATATCTTTGGAATAGAATTTCAATATCATCCGATGTTTTTATCAGCCCTGTTAATTATAATTGGTTATCAGTTAATCATATTTTCTTTGTTTGCCAAAACTTACGCCATAAATCATTTGGGAGAAAAGCCAATATTTAATAAACTTTATAAATATCTAACAATAGAAAAAGCAGGAATTGTCGGGATAATTATCGTTTTGCTTGGAATAATAATCTTCGCAACGATATTTTTTAAATGGCTCAATACGGGTTTTGGAGAATTAGATGAAATAAAAAATTCTATCACTGCTTTAACTTTAATTATTGTAGGAATTCAAACAATATTTTCCTCTTTTATGCTAAGTATCTTAGGGATTAAAGAAAAATGACTGCAAGTAACATCATTATAAGAAATATTTTAAGAAGAAAATGGATATAATAGTTAATTTTATTTTAAGAATACTTGGAACTCTAATCTTTTTCCTGCCGGGCGTTCTGCTGAGCTATGTTATTTTCAAAAAAAAGAATTTGATTGAAAGAACTGCTTACTCAATCGTCTTGGCTGTCTCTGTGGCTACTATTTTAGGCATGGCTTTGGCAAAATTAGGAATATTTACTCCTTTTTTTATTATAGTTGGAGTAAGCGTAATAAATATCATACTCTTAATTATTGTCGTTATTCAAAGCAGGAATACAGAATTCAAAACAGGCAAGATGGATACTTCTTTCAGATTGATTTGCCTCTTCTCTTTAATTGGTCTTCTGTGGAGACTTTATTTTGTATCTAAAGTGAACCAATGGGGAGATGGCATAACGAGCCACATAGAACATCTTATTGGAAATAGCATTAGAGGGAGTGGGAGTGCATTGATTTCTACACCTAATCTTAATTTTTATACCGGCATGGTAAGAGATCGTGCAAATTTTATTGGAGGTATTTTGTCAAAAAATATATTAAACCAGCTGTCATTTAATCATTCCATTATGAACATAATACTATCTGTTTTTCTTTTATGCAGTTTTACCTATGTAGTTATAAAATTATTCACAGAAAATGAGAAACTAGCTTTGTTCGGCGCTGCTGTTATGGCTATAGGGCTAGTAGAAATCTGGCAGA
This genomic interval from Patescibacteria group bacterium contains the following:
- a CDS encoding glycosyltransferase family 2 protein gives rise to the protein MKTKTSNKNPEVSIILPCLNEEQSLGTCLEKIKKVVRKNNLNAEIIVVDNGSTDNSCKIAKRKKVKIIYEPKRGYGSAFLKGFEVAKGKYFFCADSDGSYDFREIPRFIEELKKGSDFVIGDRFKGKVKKGAMPWFHRYIGNPMLSGILRLFFKTKIQDVHCGMRTITKKALKELNLRATGMEFASEMVIQAVKKNLKTKEIPIDYHKRKGTSKLKSFRDGWKHLRFMLLYSPLFLFFIPGVLLFLIGLISMLWLYFGSLNIFGIEFQYHPMFLSALLIIIGYQLIIFSLFAKTYAINHLGEKPIFNKLYKYLTIEKAGIVGIIIVLLGIIIFATIFFKWLNTGFGELDEIKNSITALTLIIVGIQTIFSSFMLSILGIKEK